Proteins encoded together in one Rhizobium sp. 11515TR window:
- a CDS encoding maleate cis-trans isomerase family protein: MKPLRIGMLTPSSNTVLEPVTMQMLRKLPDVTAHFSRFRVTAIGLDAALLSQFDDRPMMTAAELLADAKVDVIVWNGTSAGWLGLDSDRHLCERITKATGVKASTSVLALFDVMRKRNEKRIGLVSPYTDDVQVAIVKSFANEGVDIICERHLGIRDNFSFSQVTGEKISKMVDELALSKPDSIAVFCTNLAGASLVDQLEAAHGIPVHDSVATAIYGGLSAVGYDLSRVSGFGTMFS; encoded by the coding sequence GTGAAACCGCTTCGCATCGGGATGCTGACTCCATCCTCCAATACCGTCCTCGAACCCGTGACCATGCAGATGCTCCGGAAACTGCCCGACGTGACGGCGCATTTCTCCCGCTTCCGAGTCACCGCAATCGGGCTCGACGCCGCACTACTGAGCCAGTTCGACGACCGTCCGATGATGACGGCTGCCGAATTGCTGGCCGACGCCAAGGTCGATGTCATCGTCTGGAACGGCACCAGTGCCGGCTGGCTCGGCCTCGACAGCGATCGTCATCTATGCGAGCGCATCACCAAGGCAACGGGCGTGAAGGCGTCGACATCGGTGCTTGCCCTCTTCGACGTGATGCGTAAGCGAAATGAGAAGAGGATCGGCTTGGTTTCCCCCTATACCGACGACGTCCAGGTCGCGATCGTGAAGTCCTTCGCCAATGAAGGGGTCGATATCATCTGCGAACGGCATTTAGGCATTCGGGACAATTTCAGCTTCAGCCAGGTCACAGGCGAAAAGATTTCTAAGATGGTCGACGAGCTTGCACTGTCAAAACCGGATTCAATCGCTGTATTTTGCACCAATCTCGCCGGTGCCTCGCTCGTTGATCAACTGGAAGCAGCACATGGGATACCTGTACATGACAGCGTGGCGACGGCAATTTACGGCGGATTATCGGCGGTGGGGTATGATCTGAGCCGTGTGTCCGGCTTCGGAACGATGTTTTCGTAG
- a CDS encoding multidrug effflux MFS transporter, which yields MQSKDSVSSPGAGGSHHAIVLGLLSAVGLFALDMYLPALPTISLDLHADSHAVQASLISFFAAMAVSQIIYGPLSDMFGRKRPLYVGLALYILGAIGCALSTDIGWLVAFRFIQGTGACAGVVIARAIVRDLHTGAAAAQLMSRLMLVFSISPILAPLAGSIVTVFGNWRLIFWVMVSAGVVGFVAGRFFLEETRPVAARSESSLGGALRAYGTLLKDPYYLGLVLMASFGMSSYMIYVANSSFVLIGHYGLSPSFYSVVFSVNAIGFIGMSQMNGWLARRIGLRKVIRGAVSGYALTMVALAVLMAGGVDRLDIMAAFLFAGYAFLGMIVPNAAVLALEHHGRIAGTASAMMGTVQFMTSALVVGVSGMFMDGTARPMVAVVAICSAIVLLLSIAVLKSRHVVAAE from the coding sequence GTGCAGAGCAAGGATTCCGTTTCATCCCCCGGAGCCGGCGGCTCCCACCATGCCATCGTCCTTGGCCTCCTTTCAGCCGTGGGTCTCTTTGCCCTCGACATGTATCTACCCGCGTTGCCGACGATCAGTCTGGATCTTCACGCGGACAGCCATGCGGTCCAGGCAAGCCTGATCTCCTTCTTCGCCGCCATGGCTGTGTCGCAGATTATCTACGGTCCGCTGTCGGACATGTTTGGCCGTAAGCGGCCTCTCTATGTCGGTCTGGCGCTCTATATCCTCGGGGCGATCGGCTGCGCGCTCTCAACCGATATTGGCTGGCTGGTCGCCTTCCGTTTCATTCAGGGCACCGGCGCCTGTGCCGGCGTCGTGATTGCCCGTGCCATCGTGCGCGACTTGCATACGGGGGCGGCCGCTGCGCAACTGATGTCGCGGCTTATGCTGGTCTTCAGTATCTCACCCATCCTGGCGCCGCTCGCGGGCAGCATCGTAACGGTGTTCGGGAACTGGCGGCTGATTTTTTGGGTCATGGTTTCTGCCGGCGTTGTCGGCTTCGTGGCGGGCCGCTTTTTCCTCGAGGAGACCCGTCCGGTTGCGGCGCGCAGTGAAAGCAGCCTCGGCGGGGCATTGAGAGCCTATGGGACACTCCTTAAGGACCCCTATTATCTCGGTCTGGTCCTGATGGCCTCCTTCGGCATGTCGAGTTACATGATTTATGTCGCCAACTCCTCCTTCGTGCTGATCGGCCATTACGGGCTCTCTCCGAGCTTTTACAGCGTGGTCTTTTCGGTGAATGCGATTGGCTTCATCGGCATGTCGCAGATGAACGGCTGGCTTGCCCGCCGGATTGGTTTGCGCAAGGTGATCCGCGGTGCGGTTTCTGGTTATGCGCTGACGATGGTGGCGCTGGCTGTTCTGATGGCCGGGGGCGTCGATCGCCTCGACATCATGGCGGCCTTCCTGTTTGCGGGCTACGCCTTCCTTGGAATGATCGTGCCGAATGCGGCAGTACTGGCGCTTGAACACCATGGCCGCATCGCTGGCACGGCCTCGGCGATGATGGGGACGGTCCAGTTCATGACGTCAGCGTTGGTGGTTGGCGTCAGCGGCATGTTTATGGATGGCACGGCGAGACCGATGGTAGCCGTCGTCGCCATCTGCTCGGCCATCGTTCTCCTTCTTTCGATCGCAGTGCTGAAGAGCAGGCATGTGGTGGCCGCCGAATAG
- a CDS encoding VOC family protein, whose protein sequence is MFTHVMIGSNDLERARSFYDATFAALGGNPGEMDARGRLIYTHEGGRLMITKPIDGKPATAANGGTIGIAAATSDHVLAWHAAGTAHGGMAIESPPTERPNGSFVAYLRDPDGNKLTARTPPTK, encoded by the coding sequence ATGTTCACTCACGTTATGATTGGAAGCAACGATTTGGAGCGAGCGAGAAGCTTCTACGACGCCACCTTCGCTGCATTAGGAGGCAATCCCGGCGAGATGGACGCGAGAGGCAGGCTGATCTATACCCATGAGGGCGGTCGGCTGATGATCACGAAACCGATCGATGGCAAGCCGGCGACCGCGGCCAACGGCGGGACTATCGGTATCGCCGCCGCGACCTCCGACCATGTTCTTGCGTGGCATGCCGCCGGTACCGCACATGGGGGTATGGCGATCGAGAGCCCGCCCACGGAGCGTCCAAACGGGTCATTCGTCGCATATCTTCGCGACCCGGACGGAAATAAATTAACCGCGCGGACTCCGCCGACGAAGTGA
- a CDS encoding ABC transporter permease, whose product MAETTSSNMQASTFWRDGRHMAGENKLTLAAALILLLFVLVSLLAPWLVPYDPLAVEPAAALKAPSLAHPFGTDALGRDILSRVAIATRLDIGMAIGAVVLSFVFGTATGAIAGYFGGWTDAIIGRFMDTIMAFPLFVLAMGIVAALGNSIENIVLATAIINLPFYSRFARSEVNVRRNMTFVEAARMGGNRPFRLLAFHIVPNILPTMMVQGSLNLGWAILNAAGLSFIGLGVRPPTPEWGIMVSEGASYIFSGEWWTFVFPGAALVITVFCFNLIGDGLRDIIDPRRRT is encoded by the coding sequence ATGGCTGAAACCACCTCATCAAACATGCAGGCCAGCACCTTCTGGCGAGATGGCAGGCATATGGCTGGCGAAAACAAGCTAACGCTGGCCGCAGCTCTGATCCTGCTGCTCTTCGTCCTCGTTTCGCTATTGGCACCGTGGCTCGTACCCTACGATCCGCTGGCGGTAGAGCCGGCCGCGGCCCTGAAGGCGCCGAGCCTGGCGCATCCTTTCGGAACCGATGCGCTAGGCCGCGACATCCTCAGTCGGGTTGCCATCGCCACGCGGCTCGACATCGGCATGGCGATCGGCGCCGTCGTGTTGTCGTTCGTCTTCGGGACGGCGACCGGCGCAATCGCCGGCTATTTCGGTGGCTGGACGGATGCCATCATCGGCCGCTTCATGGATACGATCATGGCGTTCCCGCTCTTCGTCCTGGCGATGGGCATCGTTGCGGCCCTAGGCAACAGCATCGAGAACATCGTGCTGGCGACGGCCATCATCAACCTGCCGTTCTATAGCCGTTTCGCTCGAAGCGAGGTCAATGTCCGCCGCAACATGACCTTCGTCGAGGCGGCGAGAATGGGCGGCAACCGACCGTTCCGGCTACTGGCGTTCCATATCGTGCCGAATATCCTGCCGACCATGATGGTCCAGGGATCCCTTAATCTCGGCTGGGCGATCCTCAACGCGGCCGGTCTTTCCTTCATCGGCCTTGGCGTGCGGCCTCCAACGCCGGAATGGGGCATCATGGTCTCGGAGGGCGCCTCCTACATCTTCTCCGGCGAGTGGTGGACCTTCGTCTTTCCCGGCGCGGCACTGGTCATCACAGTTTTCTGCTTCAACCTGATCGGCGACGGTCTCAGAGACATTATCGACCCAAGGAGGCGCACATGA
- a CDS encoding aspartate/glutamate racemase family protein, with translation MTRILLLNPNTSTDVTDLLVRAAGPFLSVGSTLIPVTAPRGVSYIATRAEAAIASSIVLDVLAEREGTFDVALVAAFGDPGLGGARELMPVPVIGLAEAAMLSACMLGQRFSIVSFSRALGPWFRECVAMHGLLDRLASIRLLDGPFTSLANVQDEKEELLVELARRAIEDDGADAIILAGAPLAGLAARVRDRIPVPVVESVVAAVKQAELLVALNPKKASAGSFRRPDPKPSIGLSAALERSLLASARSASPRHETLS, from the coding sequence ATGACCCGAATTCTGCTCCTCAACCCCAACACGTCGACTGACGTAACGGATCTTCTGGTCCGGGCAGCGGGCCCCTTCCTTTCGGTCGGATCGACGCTCATTCCCGTGACCGCGCCCCGCGGCGTTTCCTATATCGCAACACGGGCGGAAGCCGCGATCGCATCGAGCATTGTTCTGGATGTCCTGGCGGAACGGGAAGGTACTTTTGATGTCGCCCTCGTCGCCGCGTTCGGCGATCCGGGCCTCGGCGGCGCACGGGAATTGATGCCGGTCCCGGTGATCGGCCTTGCCGAAGCCGCCATGCTCAGCGCCTGCATGCTCGGCCAGCGCTTCTCGATCGTGTCCTTTTCGCGCGCGCTCGGACCGTGGTTTCGCGAATGCGTGGCAATGCACGGCCTGCTCGACAGGCTGGCAAGCATCCGGCTTCTCGACGGACCATTCACATCGCTGGCCAATGTACAAGACGAGAAGGAAGAGCTGCTGGTCGAGCTGGCGCGCAGGGCCATTGAAGACGATGGCGCCGACGCCATCATCCTTGCCGGTGCGCCGCTCGCCGGCCTCGCGGCACGCGTCCGCGACCGAATCCCAGTGCCGGTGGTGGAATCCGTCGTCGCCGCCGTCAAACAGGCCGAGCTTCTCGTCGCCCTCAATCCGAAAAAGGCATCCGCCGGCAGCTTTCGCCGACCGGACCCGAAACCGTCCATCGGCCTTTCGGCAGCGCTCGAACGTTCGCTGCTGGCAAGCGCACGCTCGGCATCGCCCCGGCACGAAACACTCTCATAG
- a CDS encoding ABC transporter ATP-binding protein — protein sequence MSVPLLSVKNLNVDFRTRSGTVKVLNDVSFSLAKGEILGIVGESGSGKSVLSYALMGLLDDNAAITADRVEFGGIDLAGPTSPLASIRGRELSMIFQSPRTALNPIMRVGRQIEDVLRRHGPVSRANAKAAAIAALAHVRIPDPERRYAAYPFELSGGMCQRVMIAMALSCSPSLLIADEPTTGLDVTTQAVVMDLIRDLVQETRMSAILITHDLALAGEYCDRIVVMHAGHIVEVAPAGELQSHFAHPYTKGLFAATPTAETELEHLASIPGSLPDLRGELPPCRFLYRCDRRQPDCQTAPTPLRPIGGDHSVRCRHPL from the coding sequence ATGAGCGTACCTCTGCTTTCCGTAAAAAACCTGAATGTCGATTTCCGGACGCGATCGGGCACCGTGAAGGTTCTCAACGATGTCAGCTTCTCCCTTGCAAAGGGCGAGATCCTCGGGATCGTCGGCGAAAGCGGATCGGGCAAGTCCGTGCTTTCCTATGCCCTGATGGGGCTGCTCGACGACAATGCCGCGATCACGGCGGACAGGGTAGAATTTGGGGGAATCGATCTGGCCGGCCCGACCTCGCCGCTCGCATCCATTCGCGGTCGCGAGCTGTCGATGATCTTCCAGAGTCCACGCACCGCCCTCAACCCGATCATGCGGGTTGGGCGGCAGATCGAGGATGTGTTGCGGCGGCATGGCCCGGTCTCCCGGGCAAACGCCAAGGCCGCGGCCATTGCCGCCCTTGCCCACGTCCGCATCCCGGATCCAGAGCGACGCTATGCAGCCTACCCCTTCGAGCTCTCAGGCGGAATGTGCCAGCGCGTGATGATCGCCATGGCGCTGTCTTGCTCTCCGTCATTGCTGATCGCCGACGAGCCGACGACGGGACTCGATGTCACGACCCAGGCGGTCGTCATGGATCTGATCCGCGACCTTGTCCAGGAGACCAGAATGTCGGCCATCCTGATCACCCATGACCTCGCCCTTGCCGGGGAATATTGCGACCGCATCGTCGTAATGCATGCCGGCCATATAGTGGAAGTCGCACCGGCCGGTGAACTGCAATCGCATTTCGCACACCCCTATACGAAAGGGCTTTTCGCCGCGACGCCCACGGCGGAGACGGAGCTTGAGCACCTGGCTTCTATCCCGGGCAGCCTGCCCGATCTGCGAGGCGAGCTTCCGCCATGCAGATTCCTGTATCGCTGCGACCGGCGACAGCCGGACTGCCAAACCGCGCCGACCCCGCTTCGCCCGATCGGCGGTGATCACTCCGTCCGCTGCAGGCACCCGCTATGA
- a CDS encoding response regulator transcription factor produces MGRNIPTIVVIQHSTLARTTVVKLLEREFAGWNFVDMISTESLDRALDAEVRLIALDLAGRGVESTSLRDDLAAIAARFPQAPITLLLGTDDVDIVRQALKMGIRGFFSTSLPIDIALAGLRLVLAGGTFCPQLLGVVADESNEHAPARNEAEKSFDERTQYWTIADFTPREAEVLAELQCGCSNKVIAGKLNLSGHTVKMHLQHIMRKLQAQNRTEVVARLVRRAESGHDASPN; encoded by the coding sequence ATGGGGCGCAATATACCAACTATTGTCGTTATTCAGCATTCCACATTGGCGCGTACGACTGTGGTGAAGCTTCTTGAGCGTGAATTCGCCGGTTGGAATTTTGTCGACATGATCTCGACAGAGAGTCTCGATAGGGCTCTCGATGCCGAGGTACGTTTGATTGCGCTGGATCTGGCCGGCAGAGGTGTCGAGAGTACAAGTCTGCGTGATGATCTCGCCGCAATTGCCGCGCGCTTTCCCCAGGCTCCCATTACCTTGCTCTTAGGTACGGATGATGTCGACATAGTCCGTCAGGCGCTCAAAATGGGCATCCGCGGCTTCTTTTCGACGTCGCTTCCCATTGATATCGCCCTTGCCGGCCTTCGTCTCGTTCTGGCGGGAGGAACATTCTGCCCGCAGCTGTTAGGCGTTGTTGCAGATGAATCAAACGAGCATGCTCCGGCCAGAAACGAGGCGGAGAAAAGCTTCGACGAAAGAACGCAGTATTGGACGATTGCCGATTTCACTCCCAGAGAGGCGGAGGTCCTCGCAGAGTTGCAATGTGGCTGCTCAAACAAGGTTATTGCGGGAAAACTCAATTTGTCGGGGCATACGGTGAAGATGCATCTACAACACATAATGCGTAAGTTGCAGGCGCAGAACCGGACTGAGGTGGTCGCTCGCCTGGTTCGAAGGGCCGAGAGCGGGCACGACGCCTCCCCGAATTAG
- a CDS encoding ABC transporter permease: MKIALSFAKRIATAIPSIIGVVVVTFLLARALPGDAAAYYAGSSATPESIAQIRKALGLDKPLWFQFGDYTSRLLHGDLGISLSSGQPVFQDLVTRLPASIELTLCALMFAMLIGLPLGIAAATRPGKAIDHLCRIIVSVGAAFPTFFVALGLVYFFYFRLGIAPEPLGRLNDTYFSIPPTITGLYLVDTLLAGDIQAFWASLSQLVLPSISLGLFALAPIARIARASMLASLSSDFCRTARAMGLSRTRIVYGYGLRNAMLPVINILGMVFSFLLGANVLVEQVFAWPGIGAYAVNAVITSDYAAVQGFVLMMAILYILLNLMVDLAAAAIDPRVRYDG; the protein is encoded by the coding sequence ATGAAGATAGCCCTGAGTTTTGCAAAGCGGATCGCGACGGCGATCCCCAGCATCATCGGCGTTGTCGTCGTCACGTTTCTGTTGGCGCGGGCGCTGCCCGGCGATGCGGCTGCCTATTATGCCGGATCCTCCGCAACGCCCGAAAGCATTGCCCAGATCCGCAAGGCTCTCGGGCTCGACAAACCACTCTGGTTTCAATTCGGCGACTATACCTCGCGCCTTCTTCATGGAGATCTCGGCATTTCGCTCTCCAGCGGCCAGCCGGTGTTTCAGGATCTTGTCACGCGACTGCCGGCATCGATCGAACTGACGCTCTGCGCGCTTATGTTCGCCATGCTGATCGGACTGCCGCTCGGCATCGCGGCAGCGACACGTCCGGGAAAGGCGATCGACCATCTCTGCCGCATCATCGTCTCTGTCGGAGCAGCCTTCCCTACTTTCTTCGTCGCCCTGGGACTGGTCTATTTCTTTTATTTCAGGCTTGGCATCGCGCCGGAACCGCTCGGTCGCCTGAACGACACATACTTTTCGATACCACCGACGATTACCGGTCTCTATCTCGTCGACACGCTGTTGGCAGGCGACATCCAGGCATTCTGGGCCTCCCTGTCTCAGCTCGTGCTTCCATCCATTTCGCTGGGGCTTTTCGCGCTAGCGCCGATCGCCCGCATCGCCCGCGCCTCCATGCTGGCTTCCCTTTCCAGCGATTTCTGTCGCACCGCGCGCGCCATGGGCCTCTCTCGAACCAGGATCGTCTACGGATACGGCCTGCGCAACGCGATGCTGCCCGTCATCAATATTCTCGGCATGGTCTTTTCCTTCCTGCTCGGCGCCAATGTACTGGTCGAGCAGGTCTTCGCCTGGCCCGGGATCGGCGCCTATGCCGTCAATGCCGTCATCACGTCGGATTATGCCGCCGTCCAGGGTTTCGTGCTGATGATGGCAATCCTCTACATCCTCCTCAACCTCATGGTCGACCTCGCCGCGGCCGCGATCGATCCGAGGGTTCGCTACGATGGCTGA
- a CDS encoding TetR/AcrR family transcriptional regulator, which yields MKTSPAAVSSETENCSPATSKRQAILNAAADIFAEEGFAAASIDAIAARAGVSRQTVYNQLGDKDNLFKVVVAEITEKSSADFFRVLDTFPVAPVDLEKELTEFSSLLLRKAVCDSNGRWLRKLLETEGSRFPELFETWKEYGPGKKYPAIAARLAQLALAGHLDIEDPALAARQYMALLATDLRINQQIGRPTPEEEVHRMAGEATKTFLRAFGKR from the coding sequence ATGAAAACTTCGCCCGCAGCGGTTTCTTCCGAGACAGAGAATTGCTCGCCCGCCACCAGCAAACGTCAGGCGATCCTGAACGCGGCCGCAGACATTTTTGCCGAGGAGGGGTTTGCGGCGGCGAGCATCGATGCCATCGCAGCAAGAGCCGGCGTGTCGCGTCAGACGGTGTACAATCAACTCGGCGACAAGGATAATCTGTTCAAGGTCGTGGTTGCGGAGATCACTGAGAAGTCGAGCGCCGACTTCTTTCGGGTGTTGGACACATTTCCCGTGGCGCCTGTCGATCTCGAAAAGGAACTGACCGAATTTTCATCGCTTCTCCTACGCAAGGCAGTCTGCGATTCGAATGGTCGCTGGCTACGCAAGCTCCTTGAGACCGAAGGCAGCAGATTTCCGGAACTGTTTGAAACCTGGAAGGAATACGGACCGGGCAAGAAATACCCCGCCATCGCGGCTCGCCTAGCGCAGCTGGCGCTGGCTGGCCATCTCGACATAGAGGATCCGGCACTTGCCGCGCGGCAGTACATGGCACTGCTCGCAACAGATCTGCGGATCAACCAACAGATCGGCCGTCCAACTCCAGAGGAAGAAGTCCACCGTATGGCAGGCGAAGCGACGAAGACCTTTCTGCGTGCATTCGGCAAGCGCTAA
- a CDS encoding ABC transporter ATP-binding protein — MSAPSSPLVEIHGLSKHYPVGTFRRKMLHAVDQVDLTIAESECIGLVGESGCGKSTLARVLARLIDPTEGGIRLSGVEVGKMPAKAFGGSPLRRDIQVVFQDPTESLNPGFTVFQAIADPLKRLVGGPGREIADRVLAALDDVGLPREYGSRYPHQLSGGQKARVGIARAIAVNPKLLVLDEPTSALDVSVQSLILNLLSKLQKQRNMSYLFVSHDLNVVRLLCDKVAVMYLGRIVEFGPSKSVYFNPRHPYTQALIDAIPDPERKNSARTKLEGSASSPIDPNPNACRFAGRCPVELPVCTQAMPPLTPGGDGNLVACHRAAEGDPS, encoded by the coding sequence ATGAGCGCTCCCTCCTCGCCACTCGTTGAAATCCACGGTCTGTCGAAACACTATCCCGTCGGTACCTTCCGCCGGAAAATGCTTCACGCCGTCGACCAGGTCGACCTGACAATAGCTGAGAGTGAATGCATTGGTCTCGTCGGCGAATCCGGTTGCGGAAAATCGACGCTCGCCCGGGTGCTCGCCCGCCTGATCGATCCGACAGAAGGCGGGATAAGGCTCTCCGGCGTCGAAGTCGGAAAGATGCCGGCAAAGGCGTTCGGCGGATCGCCTCTGCGACGGGACATCCAGGTCGTGTTTCAGGATCCGACGGAAAGCCTCAATCCGGGCTTCACTGTGTTTCAGGCGATCGCCGATCCACTGAAGCGTCTCGTTGGTGGCCCCGGCAGGGAGATCGCCGACCGGGTGCTTGCAGCGCTGGACGATGTCGGGCTGCCGCGGGAATATGGCAGCCGCTATCCGCACCAGCTGTCGGGCGGCCAGAAAGCCCGCGTCGGCATCGCGCGGGCAATCGCCGTCAATCCGAAGCTTCTCGTTCTCGACGAACCGACATCTGCACTCGATGTCTCCGTTCAGTCGCTCATCCTCAATCTCCTGTCGAAACTGCAGAAGCAGCGAAACATGAGCTATCTCTTCGTGTCTCATGATCTCAACGTCGTCCGGCTTCTCTGCGACAAGGTCGCGGTTATGTATCTCGGACGAATCGTCGAATTCGGACCCTCAAAGTCCGTCTACTTCAATCCGCGCCATCCCTACACCCAGGCGCTGATCGACGCCATTCCTGATCCAGAACGGAAGAATTCCGCGCGCACGAAACTCGAAGGTTCAGCCTCCAGTCCGATCGATCCGAACCCGAACGCATGCCGCTTCGCCGGCCGCTGCCCGGTGGAACTCCCGGTCTGCACGCAGGCCATGCCGCCCCTGACACCAGGCGGCGACGGCAATCTGGTGGCCTGTCATCGCGCGGCTGAAGGCGATCCATCATGA
- a CDS encoding amidase yields MPIEEYPTLSARTIAQRVSSGAVSTREILDAAFKALDKVEPIIHAFATLAREEAYAAADALDGRIARGEPVGPLAGVPVAIKDLVLTKGIRTTFGSNLYADYVPDADDIVVERLRAADAIILGKTNVSEFGFGAHGNNLLFPATGNPWNTERSPGGSSAGSAAAVAAGVCPIAIGSDGGGSVRLPAALSGLVGIKAAMGRVPLWPGCRDISLPGVSGWESIEHIGPIARDVADAALMLSVIAGPDPRDRWSIPCADLDWTSIAPLPRGTKVLYWPTWHDHAIEQALKDATDRAVSLVADACGLELVVGAPPEIAVHAAFKAMVALETDLTGMRKLLAEKPLPVSKAVTDLLAESRPFEDATDAITTRKAFVDEIAKVMSGCDFILTPTLSVTAFPKDQDGPSTIDGKPIAPYEWCPFTSPFNLTGQPAASVPCGLVNGLPVGLQIIGPHLGDAQVLSAAAAFEAVLPKIGRPPIHA; encoded by the coding sequence ATGCCTATCGAAGAATACCCGACCCTGTCAGCCCGCACGATCGCGCAGCGCGTCTCTTCCGGCGCGGTTTCGACCCGCGAGATACTGGACGCCGCATTCAAGGCTCTCGACAAGGTCGAGCCGATCATCCATGCCTTCGCGACACTTGCGCGCGAAGAAGCCTATGCGGCTGCCGACGCGCTTGATGGCAGGATCGCCCGCGGCGAACCGGTTGGCCCTCTCGCCGGTGTTCCGGTCGCAATCAAGGATCTGGTTCTGACGAAGGGCATACGAACCACCTTCGGATCCAACCTCTATGCCGACTATGTCCCCGATGCCGATGACATCGTCGTCGAACGGCTGAGGGCGGCCGATGCCATTATTCTCGGAAAGACGAATGTCTCCGAGTTCGGCTTTGGCGCGCATGGCAACAATCTGCTGTTTCCGGCCACCGGCAATCCATGGAACACCGAACGATCTCCAGGCGGCTCCAGCGCAGGCTCGGCAGCAGCCGTGGCGGCCGGTGTCTGCCCCATCGCCATCGGCAGCGATGGCGGAGGCTCCGTGCGTCTGCCAGCAGCCCTGTCCGGCCTAGTCGGCATAAAGGCGGCAATGGGCCGCGTACCCCTGTGGCCGGGATGCCGCGACATTTCGCTTCCAGGCGTCTCGGGCTGGGAATCGATCGAGCATATCGGCCCCATCGCCCGTGACGTTGCCGACGCAGCGCTCATGCTCTCCGTTATCGCCGGCCCCGATCCGCGTGACCGCTGGTCCATACCCTGTGCCGATCTCGACTGGACCAGCATCGCCCCGCTGCCCCGCGGCACGAAGGTCCTCTACTGGCCGACCTGGCATGACCACGCGATCGAACAGGCGCTGAAGGATGCAACGGACAGGGCAGTCTCGCTGGTTGCCGATGCCTGCGGACTGGAGCTGGTGGTCGGTGCTCCGCCTGAAATCGCCGTGCACGCGGCCTTCAAGGCCATGGTCGCTCTCGAAACCGACCTGACCGGCATGCGCAAGCTTCTTGCAGAAAAGCCGCTTCCCGTCTCTAAGGCGGTGACAGATCTGCTTGCCGAGTCACGACCTTTCGAGGATGCCACGGATGCCATCACCACCCGTAAGGCCTTCGTCGATGAAATAGCGAAGGTGATGAGCGGCTGCGATTTCATACTGACGCCCACTCTTTCAGTCACTGCCTTCCCCAAAGACCAAGACGGTCCGTCGACAATCGACGGCAAGCCCATTGCCCCCTACGAATGGTGCCCCTTCACGTCGCCCTTCAATCTGACCGGTCAGCCGGCCGCCAGCGTACCGTGCGGCCTCGTCAATGGCCTACCGGTCGGCCTGCAGATCATCGGTCCCCATCTCGGTGACGCGCAGGTGCTTTCGGCGGCCGCAGCCTTCGAGGCAGTTCTGCCGAAAATTGGCCGCCCGCCCATCCATGCATGA